The Paenibacillus swuensis genome contains the following window.
GCTGGTAAGACTACTACCACAGAGCGGATCTTGTTCTACACTGGTCGTACGCATAAGATTGGCGAGGTGCACGAAGGTGCAGCTACCATGGACTGGATGGAGCAAGAACAGGAGCGCGGAATCACGATCACGTCCGCTGCGACTACCGCTGCTTGGAAGGGTCACCGCATCAATATCATTGATACCCCGGGACACGTTGACTTCACAGTTGAAGTTGAACGTTCCCTTCGTGTATTGGACGGGGCTGTAGGTGTATTCAGTGCCAAAGAAGGCGTTGAGCCTCAATCCGAAACCGTTTGGAGACAAGCGGACCGTTACGGCGTTCCCCGGATCGCATACGTAAACAAGATGGACATCATCGGTGCTGACTTCTTGGCAGTTATCGATCAAATGCGCGACAAACTGGGTGCAAACGCAGTTGCTATTCAATTGCCGATCGGCGCTGAAGATCAATTCAAAGGCGTTATTGACATCGTTGAAGAGAAAGCGTATATCTACAAAGACGATCTTGGTAAAGATGCAGAAGAAGTTGAAATCCCTGCTGAATACAAAGATAAAGTTGCAGAACTTCGTCTTGAACTGATTGAGCGCGTTGCTGAGTTGGATGAAGAATTGACAATGAAATACCTTGAAGGCGAAGAATTCACAATTGCTGAAATCAAATCCGCTCTTCGTAAAGGTGTAGTAGAAGTTAAGATCTTCCCAGTTATCGCGGGCTCTTCATACCGTAACAAAGGTGTTCAACCCATGTTGGATGCTGTTATTGATTACCTGCCGGCTCCCATCGATGTACCTGATATTAAAGGTCTTCTGGAAGACGGTTCCGAAGAAGTTCGTAAATCTTCCGACGATCAACCGTTCTCCGCGTTGGCGTTCAAGATTATGACGGATCCTTTCGTAGGTAAACTAACATTCTTCCGTGTATATTCCGGTGTTCTAAACTCTGGTTCTTATGTGCTTAACGCAACTAAGGGCAAGCGTGAAAGAATCGGTCGTATTCTTCAAATGCATGCGAACAGCCGTCAAGAAATTTCCGTCGTATACGCTGGAGATATCGCGTCTGCCGTAGGTTTGAAAGATACAACTACAGGAGACACACTGTGTGACGAGAAAAACCCGATTATCTTGGAGTCCATGAACTTCCCAGAGCCGGTAATTTCCGTTGCGATCGAGCCTAAAACTAAAGCTGACCAAGATAAGATGGGTGTAGCTCTGTCCAAGCTTTCTGAAGAAGATCCTACGTTCCGCGCTCACACGGACGAAGAAACGAATCAAACAATTATCTCCGGTATGGGTGAGCTTCACCTTGAGATCATCGTTGACCGTATGTTCCGTGAGTTTAAAGTGGAAACAAACGTAGGTAAGCCTCAGGTTGCTTACAGAGAAACGTTCCGTCAGGCAGCTAAAGTTGAAGGTAAGTTCGTTCGTCAATCCGGTGGCCGTGGTCAATACGGACATTGTTGGGTTGAGTTCGAGCCTCTTGAACCAGGCAGCGGCTTTATCTTTGAAAGCAAAATCGTCGGTGGTTCGGTTCCTAAAGAATTCGTCGGTCCTGTTCAAGCGGGTATCGAAGAATCCATGAAGAACGGTGTTATCGCTGGCTTCCCATTGGTTGATATTAAAGCAACTATGGTTGACGGATCTTATCATGATGTCGATTCCTCCGAGATGGCGTTTAAAGTTGCTGGCTCCATGGCGCTTAAAGCTGCTAAAGAGAAATGTAACCCTTGCCTTCTTGAGCCGATCATGAAAGTTGAAGTTACTGTACCTGAAGAATACATGGGCGATGTAATGGGAATGTTGAACTCCCGTCGCGGACGTATCGAAGGTATGGATGCTCGCCATGGCGCGCAAATCATTCGTGCTAAGGTGCCTTTATCCGAAATGTTTGGATATTCCACAACACTTCGTTCAGGTACACAAGGCCGTGGTGTATTCTCCATGGAAATCTCTCACTACGAAGAAGTGCCTCGTAACATCGCGGAAGAAATCATCGCGAAAAACAAAGGCGCATAGAAACGGTTTTGCATCCTGCCTCGTGCAGGTAGTATAATCGATTCATATAGAGTCCGCGCTCAAGCGGTATTCGTAAGAACCGGACTCACCCATATTACAAATTATTAAGGAGGCTTTTTCAAAATGGCAAAAGCTAAATTTGAACGTAACAAACCGCACGTTAACATCGGTACGATCGGTCACGTCGATCATGGTAAAACTACTCTTACAGCTGCAATCACTACTGTTCTTTCCAAAAGATACGGTGGCGCG
Protein-coding sequences here:
- the fusA gene encoding elongation factor G, which translates into the protein MAREFSLKDTRNIGIMAHIDAGKTTTTERILFYTGRTHKIGEVHEGAATMDWMEQEQERGITITSAATTAAWKGHRINIIDTPGHVDFTVEVERSLRVLDGAVGVFSAKEGVEPQSETVWRQADRYGVPRIAYVNKMDIIGADFLAVIDQMRDKLGANAVAIQLPIGAEDQFKGVIDIVEEKAYIYKDDLGKDAEEVEIPAEYKDKVAELRLELIERVAELDEELTMKYLEGEEFTIAEIKSALRKGVVEVKIFPVIAGSSYRNKGVQPMLDAVIDYLPAPIDVPDIKGLLEDGSEEVRKSSDDQPFSALAFKIMTDPFVGKLTFFRVYSGVLNSGSYVLNATKGKRERIGRILQMHANSRQEISVVYAGDIASAVGLKDTTTGDTLCDEKNPIILESMNFPEPVISVAIEPKTKADQDKMGVALSKLSEEDPTFRAHTDEETNQTIISGMGELHLEIIVDRMFREFKVETNVGKPQVAYRETFRQAAKVEGKFVRQSGGRGQYGHCWVEFEPLEPGSGFIFESKIVGGSVPKEFVGPVQAGIEESMKNGVIAGFPLVDIKATMVDGSYHDVDSSEMAFKVAGSMALKAAKEKCNPCLLEPIMKVEVTVPEEYMGDVMGMLNSRRGRIEGMDARHGAQIIRAKVPLSEMFGYSTTLRSGTQGRGVFSMEISHYEEVPRNIAEEIIAKNKGA